A genomic window from Flavobacterium azooxidireducens includes:
- the pheS gene encoding phenylalanine--tRNA ligase subunit alpha, with product MIDKIKEYIGEAQAFQTDNKETLEQFRIKFLGSKGLLKDLFAEFKNVPNEQKKEFGQVINTLKNTAEEKVKSIQEMLESKEESVGLFGDLSRPGEPFPIGSRHPISLVKNQIIDIFSNIGFNVSEGPEIEDDWHNFTALNLPEYHPARDMQDTFFIQTNPDVLLRTHTSSVQVRYMENNKPPIRTISPGRVFRNEAVSSRSHCIFHQVEGLYIDKDVSFADLKQTLLYFTKEMFGKSKIRLRPSYFPFTEPSAEVDIYWGLKTETDYRITKGTGWLEIMGCGMVDPNVLKNCGINPDEYNGFAFGMGIERIAMLLYQIGDIRMFYENDVRFLEQFKTSI from the coding sequence ACATTGGCGAAGCACAAGCTTTTCAAACGGATAACAAGGAAACCCTTGAACAATTCAGAATTAAATTTTTAGGAAGCAAAGGTCTGTTGAAAGACTTGTTTGCCGAATTTAAAAATGTTCCTAACGAACAGAAAAAAGAATTTGGTCAAGTTATCAATACATTGAAAAATACCGCCGAAGAAAAAGTAAAATCAATTCAGGAAATGCTGGAAAGCAAAGAAGAATCGGTTGGACTTTTTGGCGATCTTTCTCGTCCGGGTGAGCCTTTCCCAATTGGTTCTCGTCATCCTATTTCGTTGGTAAAAAATCAAATTATCGATATTTTTTCAAACATTGGTTTCAATGTTTCCGAAGGTCCGGAAATTGAAGATGATTGGCATAATTTCACCGCTTTAAACCTTCCGGAATACCATCCGGCAAGAGATATGCAGGACACGTTTTTTATTCAAACTAATCCGGATGTTTTGTTGCGAACGCACACGTCATCCGTGCAAGTGCGATACATGGAAAACAACAAACCGCCAATCAGAACGATTTCTCCGGGACGTGTTTTCCGTAATGAAGCCGTTTCTTCGCGTTCACACTGTATTTTTCATCAAGTGGAAGGACTATATATTGACAAAGATGTTTCGTTTGCCGACTTGAAGCAAACACTTTTATATTTCACCAAAGAAATGTTTGGAAAGTCAAAAATTCGTTTGCGACCTTCTTATTTCCCTTTTACCGAGCCAAGTGCTGAGGTGGATATTTATTGGGGTTTAAAAACCGAAACGGATTACCGTATCACTAAAGGAACCGGTTGGTTGGAAATTATGGGTTGCGGAATGGTTGACCCAAATGTTTTGAAAAACTGCGGAATCAATCCGGATGAATACAATGGTTTTGCCTTTGGTATGGGAATCGAACGGATTGCCATGCTTTTGTATCAAATTGGCGATATTCGTATGTTTTATGAAAATGATGTTCGCTTTTTAGAACAATTTAAAACGAGTATATAA